From the genome of Thermomicrobiales bacterium:
GCCGACGTGCGGCATCAGGCCGTCGAAGACCTGCCGTCCCTCCTCGTCGAGGTTGAGCCCGAGCGAGAGGAAGTGGCGTAGGAGTCGGCCATCCTGCGAGACGCCAAATCCATAGACAAAGTCGAGCGCACCGGCCAGCGGATTCTCCGGCGTCGCGTCGTACTTCAGGAACGACGCGATGTCGCGGATCGCCAGCAGGCCCGCGCCAACAACGGGCGAGTGATTCGTCGTGTAGACAAGCTCGTAGATCTTGCCAGGTACGAAGCCGCCATCGAGCCAGAAGTGCTCGGCATCAGCAACCAGCGCGCCGTCTTCCTCACGGGCAAACCGCCACTGGTCGCGCGGGATGGTGCGCGGCGGGTCGTCGTCGAAATCGCGGACGGTCAGCGTGGCGTCGGCCTCGTCGGTATCTGCTGCCGGATACGGGTGATGGACGCGGTCAGCCAGCAGATGCACGTCGTGAGCAAGGCTGGGCTGGAAGCGTAGCGCGATCTGACCGGGAATCGGCTTGCCATCCTGCTGAGCAATCGGTGGCTCCAGACCCATCAGTGCATCGCTGCGGACGACATCCCACTGCCAGCCGATCCAGGCCACAGCGTAGCCGTGCCGGAAGAGGAACCCGTCACCCGCCGGAATATCGCGCGTGGGCGTCGGTGTCGCGGCAGCGCGATTGAGCTGACCATTCAGCAGCTTGCGCCCGCGGTTCGGCACCTCCAGGAACAGCCGCCGATTGCCGAGCGCCGGATCAGCCGGACGCAGCAGGCAGAAGTCGGACGTGAACCTGACCCGACCATTCTCGTCGCGCGGCGCGAGTGCCAGGTCAACGATGGCCTGATTGGCCGGATTCTCCGGATCGACGGCGAAGTGCAGTCTCGCGTCGATGCGTTCGTATGTCCCAGCGTCGCCGAATGACGCCCCGTCGGCAAATGGTTCGCGGCTTAGCACCTCAAGGTGCGTGACAGGCATTGCGCATTCTCCTCCCGTATGATGGTCGCTGGGGCAGTGTATAGCCAATTGCCCTCGTGCGGGCCGCGTCCGGTCCGGAAGGAGAACACCAATGAGCCGGTCAACCGATCCGTTTGCTGATGCTGACGCTGTCCTCGAACAGGCATCTGAAACCGCGCGCGAGTGGGTTCGTCGCCTGGCAACGCAGCCGGTCAGCAGACGTATCGGGCCGACAGAGATGGCCGAGTTGCTCAACGAGCCGTTGCCCGAGCACGGCACCGACGCGCGCGACGTCGTGCAGGCGTGGCTCGATCGCGCCAGGGGCGGCATCGTCGCTTCGCCCGGTCCGCGCTTCTTTGGCTTTGTCAACGGCGGCTCAACACCGGCGGCGCTCGCCGGAGACTGGCTCGCCTCAGCGATCGACCAGAACGCGGGCTTCTGGCTCTCCAGTCCGGCAGCGGCACAGACCGAGCTGGTTGTTCTCGACTGGCTCAAGTCGTTGTTCCACTTGCCGACCGAGTGGCACGGCGCGATCACCAGCGGGGCAACGATGTCGAACCTCGTCGGCCTCGCTGCCGCACGTCAGTGGGCCGGTAATCAGCTCGGATTCGATCCGGCGCTCGATGGTCTGGCCGGTCACCCGCCAATTCCGGTGATTTCATCGACCGAGATCCATGCCAGCGCCCGTAAGGCGCTCGGCACGCTGGGCATTGGTCGCGCCAGCGTGCAGGAGATTGCCGCACCTGGCGGCGCGATCGATCTGGACGAGCTCCGCGCAGCCCTCGAAGCGCTCGACGGACCAGCAATCGTCATTGCCAACGCAGGCGAGGTGAATACCGGTGCGTTCGATGCAATCGACAAGGCCGCTGCGATCTGCCGCGCACACGCGCCGGGCGTCTGGCTGCACGTCGATGGCGCGTTCGGGCTGTTCGCCGCTGCATCACCACAACTCCGGCCACTCGTCGCTGGTATCGAGCAGGCAAACTCGGTCGCTGCCGATGGCCACAAGTGGCTCAACGTGCCCTACGACTCCGGCTTCGCGTTCGTCCGCGATGTCGACATGTTGCGCGCCGCGTTCAACGCCATCGGCCCATACATCGCCCCGGCTGCCGACACCGGCTGGGAACCCGCCTCGCACGTACCGGAGATGTCGCGCCGCTTCCGCGCACTGCCGGCCTGGTGCGCACTGAAGGCGTACGGGCGGGACGGCTACCGCGATCTGGTCGAACGCTGCTGCTCCAACGCCGGATCGTTCGGCGAGTGGGTCGAGTCGACGCCCGGAATTGAGCTCCTCGCCCCGGTGCCGCTGAACATCGTCTGCTTCCGCGTCGTCGCGCCGGACTTGGCCGCCACCCAGCTCGACGCACTGAACGCCGAAGTAGCCGCCGCAATCCAGCGCGATGGCCGCGCGTTCGTCACCGGCACCAGCTGGCGCGGCCAATACGCAATCCGCGCCGCCTTCGACAACTGGGCGACGACGCAATCCGACGTCGAAATCCTCCAGCAAGCAGTCCTCGACGCGCGCGATCTGGTACTGCAGGAAACGACGCACGCATGAGCGTGCCGCTCCCAAACCCGTTCTGTGCAGTTCATCAGTTCGGCGGCCAGCGGCGGACATCGCGTTCCGGGTCGATGTAGCGTGCCTCGAAGACTGGCTCGGCGAGGACGGCGAGGACCTGCAGCGTTGTCTCACCGATATTGCGGAAGCCGTGGACGATCCCTGCGGGGATCAGGACGCTGGCCGGCGCAGTCACTGTCTGGCGCTCATCGCCAACCCAAGCTTCGGCTGTGCCGGCAACAATGCGGAGGACCTCTTCGACCGCGTGGAGATGCGACGGCGCGCCATTACCCGGCGCGCACCACTGCTCGAAGACGGTGAGCTGACCGGCGCCGGCTTCGGCAGAGGCGTACATCCGCGTTTCGACGCCGTCGCGCCAGATCTCCAGTGGGCAATCGGCGTCAGCGCGAATCTTCACCAGCTACCTCCTCACCAAGCTCTGCTCCGGTCAGCCGGGATAGCGGCTGGGCCAGCATCTCGTGCAAGCGCGACTGGCAGCGCCGGAACTTGCGCTCGAACCCGCCGTAACCGTAACTCGGCGGGAACAGATCGTCCGGCTGGCAATCACTGGAAACCAGCAGCGGCATACCACGGTCATAGACCTTGTCGATGAAGTGAACGAAGCGCAGGGCCATATCCTGATCGGTGAGCGGCGCGAGGCCATCAATCGCCAAGCTGGCGTAGCGCTGAATAAGATCACTGAAGTGCAACGGCGGCACCGTGATCAGCATGTGCTGAAGATCGGACCAGCGCAGCACGTCGGGCACGTGGTCGAGCATCGCGGATGACACGATCCGTGGCAGCGTATCGTTCGCGCCGAAGCGCCGCTGGCGGTAGTCATCGCCATCAATGCGAATGGACTCGAAGAGTGCGGCGAGCGTCCCGATCTCGCGCTGAAACTCGTCCGCACTGAATCGCCCTTTACCCAGCTCACCAGGCAACGTGTTGGAGGTGACGATCAGACGCGAACCACGATCCAGCACCGCACGCACAAACGACGTGGACAGCATGGTGTTACCCGGATCGTCCAGCTCAAACTCATCCAGACAGATGAGCTGCGCCTGTCCCAACAGCTCGACCGCAGCGGTCATGCCCATCGCTCCGACCGCATAGGTCAGGTCGGCAAAGGACAAGTACGCCTTCGGCACGTCGGTCGCGTGGTTGGCGGCGGCGAGCAGATGCGTCTTGCCTACGCCGAAACGCCCATCGAGATAGAGCGCATGCCAGCTCGGACCAGAGCTGGAGCGCCGGAATCGATTGATGAGCCCGCGACGGGCCGTGCCGTTGGACAGCTCAGCAACCGCGTCGACTAACCGATCGCGGGCGCGGGCCTGTGACGGGTAGGCGGGGTCGGGCTGGTAGGTGTCGAACGTCGCTGCGTCGAAGCGCGGTGGAACGACGAACGACCGCAGCGATGGCGGGACGACATCGCGAGCGTCGGTCTGGCCTCCGCTCACGCCTCCTCCTCAACAGGCGGAACCTCGATCCGCGGGAAGCGGACGTTGAACGTTGCCCCGTTCTCACCGTCGCTCTCGACCCAGATGATTCCGCCGTGCGCCTCGACGATGCCACTCGCGACGTAGAGGCCGAGACCCAGACCCTCCGAAGAGCTGCGCAACGAGTTGCTACCACTGAAATAGCGCTCGAACAATCGCTGCCGCAAATGATCGGGGACACCCGGACCCTCATCGCGGACGGAGACGATCGCCGCGCCTTCGTCTGCCTGGAGATTAACTGAGACGGTCGTGTCTGCCGGGCTGTAGCGGATCGCGTTGTCGAGCAAGTTGGACAGCACCTGCGTCACGCGGGTGGCGTCGAGCGCCATCTCGACCGGCTCTTCGACACCAACGTATTCAACCGTGTGGTTCTCCGTGGTCATACGCGCCTCAACGACAGCGCTGGTCACGATCTGCCGCAGATCAGCCTCGCCGAGGACGAGCTGCAGGCGCTTCTCCTCGATTCGCGAGACATCCAGCAAGCGGTTGACCAGCTCGGCCATCCGGTTGACCTGAGTATCAATCGTCTCCAACGGGCTAAGCCATTCGACGCCCGCCTGACTGCGGTTCGCACGTCGCAACAGGAGCTGAGCGAAACCCTTCATTGACGTCAGCGGACTCCGAAGCTCATGGGCAGCCACGGCCAGGAACTGATCACGGGCGCGGGCCGACTCCTGCGACTCCTGATAGAGCCGCGAATTGTCGATCGCTACGGCGATTCGGCGCGCGAGATGCTGCGCCAGGGCCATGTCGGCCTCGCCGTAGTGGCGACCGTGCCCGCTGCTCCCCAACGCCACCACGCCCAGAACGCGATCGCGCGCGATGATCGGTGAGATCATGACCGTCGCGGATTGGTCCGGCGCGCTTGCAAGGTCGTCCAGTTCGTGCTGGAACACGTCGCCGTCGAGCGTACAGATGCGCGGCTGCTGCATGCGCGCCGCATCAGCGACCGCGGCGTCGAGCTGCTGCGCGTACGCGAACGGTTCCTGGTCGCATGTACCGGCGTCCGAGTCCATGCCGGCGTGAGCCATTGCCTCGTGCTGCAGATTGCCATCGGTGTCCATGCCATAGATCACGCACCACTCGGCGATGGTCGGCACAGCCAGCCGCGCGACGCTATTCAACGTCTGGTTGACATCCAGCGAGGAGGCCAGATCGCGCGTTGCATCGCTGAGGAAGCGCTGATGTGTCTCGTGACGCCGCCGCTCATCAATGTCGAGGCAGGAGCCGGTGAATCCACGGAACACACCATCGGCGTCGAAGCGCGGCATACCGGTCGCCAGCACCCAGCGGTATTCGCCATCAAAGCGTCGCAGGCGAAACTCGATCTCATACGGTGTTTGCGATTCGAACGCCTCACGATAGGCCACCGTAACATCTGACCGATCGTCGGGGTGCAGGTTTTCCAGCCAGCCGTCGCCGAGATCCTGCTCAGACGGTCGGCCGGTGAAGTCGCGCCAGACCCGGTTGAGATATTCGACGTGGCCGCTCGGCGATGTCAGCCAGAGCATGACCGGCACGCTCTCCGCCATCATGCGGAAGCGCCCCTCGCTCTCGCGCAACGACGCCAGCGCCTTACGCCGCTCGACGAACTGACCAACCTGCCGACCGATCGTCATCAGCATCGCAACCAGCGAATCGTCGCGCGGTTCGAGTTCCTGCGACAGCAGCTCCATGACGCCAATGAGACGACCCTCGGCCTCGATCGGGAACGCGATTGCCGTCCGCAATCCGGCTGTCGCGGCGCTTTCCGCGCGCTCGAACTCCGGATCGTGGCTGACATCGTCGATCCAGATTGGCTCGCGCAGCCGCCAGACGCGACCCGGCAGGTCGTCTTGTCCAAGCCCGCGACGCGAATCCAACTCGAAGTCGGAGATCTCAACGCCGGGGGCGCTCCAAACATCGATGCATTGCAGCGTCTCCGTTACGGCATCGGGTGTCCAGAACAGACCGGCCTGCCAGTCGATGCGCTTGCCGACCGCCTCGATCACAGCGTGCAGACCGTCGGACAGCGAGTCGGAGTTAGCCAGCACCTGGGCAGCCTCGTACTGAGCCGCAATCCGCGACTCGGTGCGCTTGCGTTCACGTAGGTCGACGGAGACAACGACGAAGCCGGCCAACTCGCCGGAATCGACATACAGCGATGAGACGGCTGCGAGGACCGGCAGTCGTCCTCCATCGCGGCGGGGGACATTCAGCTCTCCCTCCCAGGGCTCGTGCCCCGAGAGTTGCGTCAGAATCGCCTGCGCGCGTTCGTGGCCGGTCGCCTCAACCAGCAGCCGCGTGAGGTCGCGGCCGAGCATCTCCTCGCGCGGGTAACCAAACAGCGTCTCGGCACCAGTGCTCCACAGCAGCACCTTGCCGCCCGCATCGGTGGCGATGACGGCGGCCTGCACCTGATCGATCAGCTGAGCCTGGAACCAGAGCCGCTGCTCGACTGACGACCATGCCGATATGTCCTTGAATGTGCCGATGTACCCGACGATAGTGCCGTGCTCATCACGGAGTGGGTTGCTGGTGACGAGTGCAGGAAAGATCTCGCCGTCCTTGCGACGATAATGCACCCGATCGTCTGCGGCGCTGCCGCGCAGATAGCGGTCGCCAATGGCCGCCAACTCTTCGTTACCGGCAGTCTCAACCCACCAGTCGTACGGCGCGCGCTGCCTGATGACCTCTTCGCGCTCGTAGCCAACCAGGTCCAGAAACGCGCGATTGACCTCCACGATCGTGCCATCCAGCGTGCGGATGACGAAGCCATCCTGGACAGCGTCAATGAGCGACCGCAGATAGACTGGCAAGTCGAATGTGCGCTCAGGCATGCAGGATAATCCGTGACTCCGAGCGTGAAGCAATCGAGCAGTGTCTCATCGAGACTCCTGGGTCCGTCTGGGCGGATGCAGGCATCGTGGTCTAACCGACTAACTGTCGATCATACTACGATCTGTCTCACGATCAGAGATACCGCACAGGAGAGGGACAACGATGGACGAGCCGATGACAATTGATGCCTGGATCAGCGACATGACCGCCGCAGTGGCGCGCCTGGCTGCACTCGGAGCGCTCGAAGCGGCAGCCGGGAATGTCTCCATCTTTCTCCCTGCGGTCACACCCGGGCTGGACGAATTCCTTACCCGCCGAATGCCGGCTGCGACTGATGCGTCGGCCAACTTTGGCCCGCCTCTGCCGCCCGGAGTGCTGCTGATTACCGGCACCGGGCGGCGCTTGCCGGACCTCGCGCGTGACCCGGACCGCGTGCTTTGCGCGGTTGTCTGGGATGCGGACGGTACGGCGACGCTGCATCGCGCGCACGAGTCGATCCGCCCGACAAGCGAGATTGACAGCCATCTGGGAATTCACGCGCTGGCGCTCAGCGATCAGCCACGCCTGCACGCCGTGGTCCATGCCCAGCCACCGAAGATCACCTGGCTTTCGCACATCCCCGCCTATCAGGATGGCCCACGCATGAATCGGCAGCTGATGCGTTGGCAGCCGGAGACGCTGGTCATGCTGGCAGACGGCATCGGCGTCGTGCCATTCATTACGCCCGGCACTCCTGAGCAAGGAGACGCGACGACGCAGGCGATGCGCACGCACCGTCTGGTCGTCTGGGCGCAGCATGGTGTCGTTGCGCGATCCGACGGCGGCCCGAGTGCAGCCGTCGACCTCATTGACTACACCGAAGCTGCTGCAACGTACGAGGTGCTGGACATCACATCCGGTCGCCCCGCTCCCGGCATGAGTGTTGCGCAAATGAGATTGATTGCCGAGCGCTTCGGCGTTTCCACGACCCTGCTGGACCAGCTCCCCGAGGAGGCACTGGCTGCTCCGACGATCTGACATCATCGTGCTGTCATGGATTTGTCATGAAACCTTCACAACCAGCGCCCGCAGTGGTATGACAGTCGCTGTTTGACAGTCGCGGCAGGTTCGGGAACGGAGTCAACCATGCACGAGATCTTTCCCGTCGTCGCAGGCGTTCTCGTCGGCTTCATCGCCATGCGAGTCGCATCGATGAAGGTACGCGCCGTCGTGATCGCCATTCTCAGCGTCGTGTTTGGCGTTGCCGCATCGGCGATCAGCGGTGAGCTCGCCATCACCTGGGAGTTTGTTCTCGTCGATATTCCGTTGGTGGCCATCTCGGCGCTGGCGACAATCTTCGTCGTCCACCGGGTCTTCTCCGTTGGAGTGGCCCACCGTTAACTATTCGTATTGCGGGTGGTCGCTCGCTGTAGCGGGCGGTCACCCATCAGATCATCGGAGTCGCCTGTATTGTGACGCTCGCACTCATCACCGGCACACTCACCATCATCA
Proteins encoded in this window:
- a CDS encoding alpha/beta hydrolase domain-containing protein — its product is MPVTHLEVLSREPFADGASFGDAGTYERIDARLHFAVDPENPANQAIVDLALAPRDENGRVRFTSDFCLLRPADPALGNRRLFLEVPNRGRKLLNGQLNRAAATPTPTRDIPAGDGFLFRHGYAVAWIGWQWDVVRSDALMGLEPPIAQQDGKPIPGQIALRFQPSLAHDVHLLADRVHHPYPAADTDEADATLTVRDFDDDPPRTIPRDQWRFAREEDGALVADAEHFWLDGGFVPGKIYELVYTTNHSPVVGAGLLAIRDIASFLKYDATPENPLAGALDFVYGFGVSQDGRLLRHFLSLGLNLDEEGRQVFDGLMPHVGGGRRGEFNHRFAQPSVQYTPGFGHLGPFDDASLLERQRAVGGSPKVIQTNSSAEYWRGDCALMHIATDGSHDLPPDPETRIYHFASTQHGPGGLPLNRENAADGAKGRYWFNTLDYTPLLRAALVNLDTWVSGGDVPPESAHPRLVDGTAVSRATALDGVPPIPDLHLPDPDKILRIRRVDLGERAAEGVGTYPTVEGERYPTFVSAVDTDGNEVAGLRLPDLTVPVSTLFGWNPRAPETGAEDLIVPMQGTTL
- a CDS encoding pyridoxal-dependent decarboxylase — its product is MSRSTDPFADADAVLEQASETAREWVRRLATQPVSRRIGPTEMAELLNEPLPEHGTDARDVVQAWLDRARGGIVASPGPRFFGFVNGGSTPAALAGDWLASAIDQNAGFWLSSPAAAQTELVVLDWLKSLFHLPTEWHGAITSGATMSNLVGLAAARQWAGNQLGFDPALDGLAGHPPIPVISSTEIHASARKALGTLGIGRASVQEIAAPGGAIDLDELRAALEALDGPAIVIANAGEVNTGAFDAIDKAAAICRAHAPGVWLHVDGAFGLFAAASPQLRPLVAGIEQANSVAADGHKWLNVPYDSGFAFVRDVDMLRAAFNAIGPYIAPAADTGWEPASHVPEMSRRFRALPAWCALKAYGRDGYRDLVERCCSNAGSFGEWVESTPGIELLAPVPLNIVCFRVVAPDLAATQLDALNAEVAAAIQRDGRAFVTGTSWRGQYAIRAAFDNWATTQSDVEILQQAVLDARDLVLQETTHA
- a CDS encoding cupin domain-containing protein codes for the protein MKIRADADCPLEIWRDGVETRMYASAEAGAGQLTVFEQWCAPGNGAPSHLHAVEEVLRIVAGTAEAWVGDERQTVTAPASVLIPAGIVHGFRNIGETTLQVLAVLAEPVFEARYIDPERDVRRWPPN
- the zapE gene encoding cell division protein ZapE; this translates as MSGGQTDARDVVPPSLRSFVVPPRFDAATFDTYQPDPAYPSQARARDRLVDAVAELSNGTARRGLINRFRRSSSGPSWHALYLDGRFGVGKTHLLAAANHATDVPKAYLSFADLTYAVGAMGMTAAVELLGQAQLICLDEFELDDPGNTMLSTSFVRAVLDRGSRLIVTSNTLPGELGKGRFSADEFQREIGTLAALFESIRIDGDDYRQRRFGANDTLPRIVSSAMLDHVPDVLRWSDLQHMLITVPPLHFSDLIQRYASLAIDGLAPLTDQDMALRFVHFIDKVYDRGMPLLVSSDCQPDDLFPPSYGYGGFERKFRRCQSRLHEMLAQPLSRLTGAELGEEVAGEDSR
- a CDS encoding PAS domain S-box protein produces the protein MPERTFDLPVYLRSLIDAVQDGFVIRTLDGTIVEVNRAFLDLVGYEREEVIRQRAPYDWWVETAGNEELAAIGDRYLRGSAADDRVHYRRKDGEIFPALVTSNPLRDEHGTIVGYIGTFKDISAWSSVEQRLWFQAQLIDQVQAAVIATDAGGKVLLWSTGAETLFGYPREEMLGRDLTRLLVEATGHERAQAILTQLSGHEPWEGELNVPRRDGGRLPVLAAVSSLYVDSGELAGFVVVSVDLRERKRTESRIAAQYEAAQVLANSDSLSDGLHAVIEAVGKRIDWQAGLFWTPDAVTETLQCIDVWSAPGVEISDFELDSRRGLGQDDLPGRVWRLREPIWIDDVSHDPEFERAESAATAGLRTAIAFPIEAEGRLIGVMELLSQELEPRDDSLVAMLMTIGRQVGQFVERRKALASLRESEGRFRMMAESVPVMLWLTSPSGHVEYLNRVWRDFTGRPSEQDLGDGWLENLHPDDRSDVTVAYREAFESQTPYEIEFRLRRFDGEYRWVLATGMPRFDADGVFRGFTGSCLDIDERRRHETHQRFLSDATRDLASSLDVNQTLNSVARLAVPTIAEWCVIYGMDTDGNLQHEAMAHAGMDSDAGTCDQEPFAYAQQLDAAVADAARMQQPRICTLDGDVFQHELDDLASAPDQSATVMISPIIARDRVLGVVALGSSGHGRHYGEADMALAQHLARRIAVAIDNSRLYQESQESARARDQFLAVAAHELRSPLTSMKGFAQLLLRRANRSQAGVEWLSPLETIDTQVNRMAELVNRLLDVSRIEEKRLQLVLGEADLRQIVTSAVVEARMTTENHTVEYVGVEEPVEMALDATRVTQVLSNLLDNAIRYSPADTTVSVNLQADEGAAIVSVRDEGPGVPDHLRQRLFERYFSGSNSLRSSSEGLGLGLYVASGIVEAHGGIIWVESDGENGATFNVRFPRIEVPPVEEEA
- a CDS encoding class II aldolase/adducin family protein gives rise to the protein MDEPMTIDAWISDMTAAVARLAALGALEAAAGNVSIFLPAVTPGLDEFLTRRMPAATDASANFGPPLPPGVLLITGTGRRLPDLARDPDRVLCAVVWDADGTATLHRAHESIRPTSEIDSHLGIHALALSDQPRLHAVVHAQPPKITWLSHIPAYQDGPRMNRQLMRWQPETLVMLADGIGVVPFITPGTPEQGDATTQAMRTHRLVVWAQHGVVARSDGGPSAAVDLIDYTEAAATYEVLDITSGRPAPGMSVAQMRLIAERFGVSTTLLDQLPEEALAAPTI